A window from Toxoplasma gondii ME49 chromosome IX, whole genome shotgun sequence encodes these proteins:
- a CDS encoding hypothetical protein (encoded by transcript TGME49_264980) has translation MADPPTRRKGRSAHDWEESLTSDEERGDADADEAGPRRREKRKVISRDASGLRSELWWTTGFGRPHEEIRGRVAIHERQDAADRSPWLLVQLSRLVARPSALLGVQDALDAQLAALYDLQLSRIEAEIGRRHPPGDVEAREREKPGKKRDAGGRDSCQCSSPSRTLPGQPRPGNATAGSPGIASDALSKDHRKAQDGSPSTERRDSAPPPDLTFLSSQVDLPWMWKLAKSPWDFAALPDEALAFMHSTAQRAARFPPFAEAWNLCLRATLHLRIREDSPDLSSPRRHFACSFASPGLQGCSKPLELHHAFFPREGEHGLSFFGVRTLADPAKTGRQSVSRMASEQGGSQFLSAGHEARFARGCVGVEANAGGSVCESVISIPGMRTRLLRVQSSLLRAAASLRSSSRDQVSFLDAPELCGPSEDADAFEEDSESDDSSRTSVASRDGFHSGVDAGNSAESIDGPIAIPCQFAPLLLRPTAYVPESSLVPALRVARVVSTNAETASSSRERNWMAAFPNPPGYELVLVLNLYASCVAQLPERLSGEEVPLPVHVACTVVPLSRREEGDREVLPFCEALRVPFDLPVFLHLRRLEFVRCRSEGTLGFKICRAVAHSAGGKRKENAEDVHESGGGEPGPSVDAYCDGGFVGGCLMSGRGAAPRFALDGGRVVDWGDREGKEKVAESKQGFGPMPPFPPGMVDEAGRLKKAKETGREEDDLGGDEKKQDRGETKGSSAALDSKKAKSVRREKERKRRKKRVQQLRKLLKEKLGEDAFDLFESNFEASSHDGSSSEDTSRHLGRRGRNRVSDSSSPRSPSDAMFGDTDSEAIGFPWLGREGHRDRAPWSEAGRRQSGSHGERQKFEKSERDIEPSTDVDDVSGRESRTDASPTDPSQLFDFDGVDGSRLVSTRDISPSCSSPRVDKAQTAEEQRQAENQRRLEPLILSVESFIDEHGRLVFSRGKTGRQKDVGGSESAGGPRRQEQASGRDTVSSRAPASATESGSQKARRLLAATASDREIGRLGLPQKKKPPGYETAQTRLCMQLEQLARGFAASERDVSDLRPQARSGTKLTKGEKRCVDMGENEGDRQESIRLPLSSNLPLLEVEWKGIRRRVGKKATEASEDAYGGDFDGEERDVHRNRFLAPLYLEGQSWEEQQRLLDCLEKRNSKERRWVQAASQRLAAGLEEKRGEEREKHREKGKREEREEREKRRIDQREEGERGHRQEKPVGVRERGEKREKQREKGEKYPEKETPIETREREHKREELRKVEIRMQRHRPTSPLPRLTRVSLRPHPDSVRAVDKTK, from the coding sequence ATGGCGGATCCGCCAACGCGAAGGAAGGGCCGGAGCGCCCACGACTGGGAAGAGAGTCTCacgagcgacgaggagaggggagacgcagacgcagacgaggcaggcccccggaggcgcgagaagcgaaaagtGATTAGCCGAGACGCTTCAGGATTGCGCAGTGAACTCTGGTGGACTACCGGATTTGGCCGACCCCACGAGGAAATTCGTGGACGGGTGGCTATTCACGAGCGACAGGACGCCGCTGACAGATCCCCATGGCTGCTCGTTCAACTCTCGCGGCTAGTCGCCCGCCCCTCCGCTCTCCTGGGTGTGCAGGACGCGCTCGATGCTCAACTCGCTGCACTCTACGACCTTCAGCTCTCGCGCATCGAGGCAGAGATCGGTAGGCGACACCCGCCAGGAGACGtcgaagcgagagagcgggAGAAGCCGGGGAAAAAGCGTGAtgcaggaggcagagactcTTGCCAGTGCTCGTCGCCGTCGCGGACACTCCCTGGCCAGCCGCGCCCGGGGAACGCCACCGCTGGGTCGCCCGGCATCGCTTCAGACGCTTTGTCCAAAGACCATCGAAAGGCGCAGGACGGCTCTCCGAGCaccgagaggcgagacagtgCCCCCCCTCCCGATCTCACGTTCCTGTCAAGCCAAGTCGACTTGCCGTGGATGTGGAAACTGGCCAAATCCCCATGGGACTTCGCAGCGCTTCCCGACGAGGCTCTCGCGTTCATGCACTCGACGGCTCAGCGCGCGGCGCGTTTCCCCCCGTTTGCGGAGGCGTGGAACTTGTGTCTCCGCGCGACGCTCCACCTTCGCATTCGTGAAGACTCTCCAGATCTGAGCTCGCCGCGCAGGCACTTTGCGTGCTCCTTCGCGTCGCCCGGCCTCCAGGGCTGCTCGAAGCCTCTTGAACTCCACCACGCGTTCTTTccaagagaaggcgagcacggactctccttcttcggtgTCCGTACCCTCGCGGATCCGGCGAAAACTGGCAGGCAGTCTGTGTCTCGGATGGCGTCCGAGCAGGGTGGCTCACAGTTCTTGTCGGCTGGTCACGAAGCGCGCTTTGCCCGTGGATGCGTGGGTGTAGAGGCCAACGCGGGAGGCAGTGTCTGCGAGTCTGTGATCTCCATCCCAGGCATGCGCACGCGTCTCCTCCGAGTTCAATCCTCGCTGCTTCGTGCAGCCGCTAGCCTCAGGAGCAGCAGTCGAGACCAGGTTTCTTTCCTGGATGCGCCGGAGTTGTGCGGTCCCTCGGAGGACGCGGACGCGTTTGAGGAAGACTCGGAGTCTGACGACTCCAGCAGAACCTCGGTCGCTTCCCGAGACGGATTCCACTCGGGCGTGGACGCAGGGAACTCTGCTGAGTCGATCGACGGCCCGATCGCGATTCCGTGTCAATTTGCGCCGCTGCTCTTGCGCCCAACCGCGTACGTACCTGAATCGAGTCTCGTGCCGGCGTTGCGAGTCGCCCGGGTGGTTTCTACCAATGCGGAgactgcttcttcctcgcgagagaggaactggATGGCGGCCTTCCCGAATCCCCCAGGGTACGAACTGGTGCTCGTTCTGAATCTGTATGCATCCTGCGTCGCGCAGTTGCCAGAGAGGCTCAGCGGGGAGGAGGTTCCGCTACCCGTCCACGTCGCATGCACGGTCGTTCCTCTGAGTCGGCGAGAGGAGGGGGATCGAGAGGTCCTGCCCTTCTGCGAAGCTCTCAGAGTTCCCTTCGACCTCCCCGTCTTCCTGCACCTCCGGCGCCTCGAGTTCGTTCGCTGCCGCTCTGAAGGGACGCTGGGCTTCAAGATCTGCAGGGCTGTCGCTCACAGTGCGGGaggcaagagaaaagaaaacgcagaagacgtCCATGAGTCTGGAGGTGGGGAACCGGGACCCTCGGTCGACGCGTACTGTGACGGGGGATTTGTGGGCGGGTGTCTGATGTCAGGCCGAGGTGCCGCGCCGCGGTTTGCCCTCGACGGCGGACGAGTCGTCGACTggggcgacagagaagggaaggagaaagtcGCCGAGTCAAAACAGGGATTCGGCCCAATGCCACCCTTCCCACCTGGCATGGTCGACGAGGCCGGCCGCTTGAAAAAGGCCAAGGAaacgggaagagaagaggacgacctcggcggcgacgagaagaagcaggacaggggggagacgaaggggagtTCAGCGGCGTTGGactcgaagaaggcgaagagtgtacggagagagaaggagaggaaacgccggAAGAAGCGCGTGCAACAGCTCCGGAAACTCCTTAAAGAAAAACTCGGCGAAGACGCCTTCGACCTCTTCGAAAGCAACTTCGAGGCGTCGTCACACGACGGCAGCAGCTCTGAAGACACCTCGCGACAccttggaagaagagggcgCAACAGAGTCTCGgattcttcgtctccacgaTCACCTTCAGACGCGATGTTCGGCGACACAGATTCAGAGGCTATTGGCTTCCCTTGGCTGGGCCGCGAAGGCCACAGAGACCGAGCGCCGTGGAGCGAGGCTGGTCGGAGACAGTCGGGGTCTCACGGTGAGAGGCAAAAGTTCGAGAAATCCGAAAGAGACATCGAGCCTTCGACGGACGTCGATGACGTCAGTGGGCGGGAAAGCCGCACGGACGCCTCACCGACCGATCCGTCGCAGCTTTTCGATTTCGACGGAGTCGACGGTTCGCGCCTGGTCTCTACGCGCGACATCAGTCCGagctgttcttctccccgcgTCGACAAGGCTCAGACGGCCGAGGAGCAAAGACAGGCGGAAAACCAACGACGTCTCGAGCCGCTCATTCTCTCCGTTGAAAGCTTTATAGATGAACACGGAcgccttgttttctctcgggggaagacggggagacagaaggacgTCGGGGGAAGCGAATCAGCTGGGGGTCCGAGGCGGCAGGAGCAAGCGAGTGGGCGAGACACCGTGTCATCCAGGGCGCCTGCTTCGGCGACAGAATCGGGAAGTCAGAAGGCCAGGCGGCTGCTGGCGGCAACAGCGAGCGACAGGGAGATCGGGAGACTGGGCCTcccgcagaagaagaagcctccAGGCTACGAGACCGCCCAGACACGCCTTTGCATGCAACTTGAGCAGCTTGCTCGGGGCTTCGCGGCTTCGGAGCGAGACGTGAGCGACCTTCGACCTCAGGCGCGAAGCGGAACCAAACTGACaaaaggggagaagcgaTGCGTTGACATGggcgagaacgagggagacaggcaggAAAGCATTCGCCTGCCCCTGTCCTCCAACCTCCCTCTCCTGGAAGTCGAGTGGAAGGGCATCCGAAGGAGGgtggggaagaaggcgacggaggcCAGCGAGGACGCATACGGAGGAGACTTTGACGGGGAAGAACGCGACGTACACCGCAACCGGTTTCTCGCGCCACTCTACCTCGAAGGACAGTCATGGGAGGAACAGCAGAGACTGCTCGACtgtctggagaagagaaactcgaagGAACGCCGATGGGTCCAAGCCGCTAGCCAACGCCTGGCTGCCGGgctggaagagaaacgaggagaagaaagagagaaacacagagagaagggaaagagagaagaaagagaagagagagaaaagagaagaattgaccagagggaggaaggagagagagggcacAGGCAAGAGAAACCTGTAGGGGTAcgcgagaggggagagaaacgagagaaacagcgagagaaaggagagaaatatccagagaaagagacacctatagagacaagagagagagaacacaaaCGGGAGGAACTGAGGAAAGTCGAAATCaggatgcagagacacagaccgACTTCTCCACTTCCGCGGCTcactcgcgtttctcttcgaccTCACCCAGACAGTGTTCGGGCGGTCGACAAGACAAAGTAG